One stretch of Desulfovibrio sp. TomC DNA includes these proteins:
- a CDS encoding glycosyltransferase, translated as MKIDLHVHSKFSTRPSQWVLQKLNCPESFTEPLRIYEEARRKGMGLVTISDHNRIEGALSIAHLPGTFVSEEITSYFPEDRCKVHVLVFDIDEAKHREFQRLRENIYDLVDYLRQEGIHHAVAHPLFGVNDRITVPNFEKLLLLFRNFEINGARDAWQNECLRDIIPNVDADTIWRLAEKYGIDPGYTQPWRKNLIGGSDDHSALTIASTYTEVDGATDLAQFLDGLENGAASARGVSSTPRTMARNLYSIAYQYYKHRFGIDRFLDKDVTLKVVDRFLEPGDQANVGLAFRLRTRIARGLSRRRPSASTPLRDLIRMETESLIRADSTLMEFAQAGVLNGENLENGWFSFVNRATNRVASHFAGTLLDHVSGANVFDIFGTLGSAGALYTMLAPYFLAYSIFTKDRQFSSEARRALTGKNGKDDAVRVAHFTDTFHEINGVSGTLRQQAELAIKTGKTLSIVTCDHGPRVFEPGVQNFKPIGVYHLDEYPEQTLFYPPLLEMLHFVYAGNFNRIHSATPGPIGLAALGIAKTLRLPIYGTYHTALPQYAQILTGDEAMEDLTWKFIIWYYNQMDLVYVPSKETGRELEEKGLDPAKLRLFPRGVDVGRFSPDKRSEAVAERFGLGNGPRILYAGRVSREKDLHLLAAAFRRLNATYPDAVLTIVGDGPYLDALRNLLEGTPTVFTGYREGEELAALFAASDLFVFPSATDTFGNVVLEAQASGLPIIVTNQGGPMENILPGETGVVVPAGDAEALFAAMEGLLADPELMRAMGRAGRAYAEKRTIEQAFEDYWDMYEATPGQTAHTIVTEKTVQKPAPRMVHAA; from the coding sequence ATGAAAATCGACCTGCACGTGCACTCCAAATTTTCCACCCGCCCCTCCCAGTGGGTCTTGCAAAAGCTCAACTGCCCCGAGAGCTTCACCGAACCCCTGCGTATTTACGAAGAGGCCCGACGCAAAGGCATGGGGCTGGTGACCATCTCCGACCACAACCGCATCGAGGGCGCACTGTCCATCGCCCATCTGCCGGGGACGTTTGTCAGTGAGGAAATCACCTCGTATTTTCCGGAAGACCGCTGCAAGGTCCATGTGCTGGTCTTTGACATCGACGAGGCCAAGCACCGCGAGTTCCAGCGGCTGCGCGAAAACATCTATGATCTGGTGGATTACCTGCGCCAGGAGGGCATCCACCATGCCGTGGCCCACCCGCTGTTCGGGGTCAACGACCGGATTACGGTGCCCAATTTCGAGAAACTGCTGTTGCTGTTTCGCAACTTCGAGATCAACGGAGCCCGCGACGCCTGGCAAAACGAGTGCCTGCGCGACATCATCCCCAACGTTGACGCCGATACCATCTGGCGGTTGGCAGAGAAATACGGCATCGACCCGGGCTACACCCAGCCATGGCGCAAAAATCTCATCGGCGGCTCCGACGACCACAGCGCGCTGACCATCGCCTCCACCTACACCGAGGTGGACGGCGCAACCGATCTGGCCCAGTTCCTGGACGGCCTGGAAAACGGCGCAGCCTCAGCCCGGGGAGTCTCCAGCACGCCGCGCACCATGGCCCGCAATCTCTACAGCATCGCCTACCAGTACTATAAACACCGCTTCGGCATCGACCGCTTCCTGGACAAGGACGTAACGCTCAAGGTGGTGGACCGGTTCCTCGAACCCGGCGACCAAGCCAATGTCGGGCTGGCCTTCCGCCTGCGCACCCGCATCGCCCGGGGGCTGTCCCGGCGGCGGCCGAGCGCCAGCACGCCGCTTCGCGATCTTATCCGCATGGAAACGGAATCGCTCATCCGGGCCGACTCCACTCTGATGGAATTCGCCCAGGCCGGGGTGTTAAACGGCGAAAACCTGGAAAACGGCTGGTTCTCCTTCGTCAACCGGGCCACCAACCGGGTGGCCTCCCACTTCGCCGGCACGCTGCTTGACCACGTCAGCGGGGCCAATGTCTTTGACATCTTCGGCACCCTGGGCTCGGCCGGAGCGCTTTACACCATGCTCGCTCCCTACTTCCTGGCCTATTCCATCTTTACCAAGGATCGCCAGTTCAGCAGCGAGGCCAGACGGGCGCTCACCGGCAAAAACGGCAAGGACGACGCCGTGCGCGTGGCCCACTTCACCGACACCTTCCACGAAATAAACGGCGTCTCCGGGACGCTGCGTCAGCAAGCCGAACTGGCCATCAAGACCGGCAAGACGCTGAGCATCGTCACCTGCGACCACGGCCCCCGCGTTTTCGAGCCGGGCGTGCAAAACTTCAAACCCATCGGCGTCTACCATCTTGACGAATATCCGGAACAGACGCTCTTTTATCCGCCGCTGCTGGAAATGCTCCACTTCGTTTACGCCGGCAATTTCAACCGCATCCATTCCGCCACGCCCGGTCCCATCGGACTGGCGGCGCTTGGCATCGCCAAGACCCTGCGTCTGCCCATCTACGGCACCTACCACACGGCCCTGCCCCAGTATGCCCAGATTCTCACCGGCGACGAGGCCATGGAAGATCTGACCTGGAAATTTATCATCTGGTATTACAACCAGATGGACCTCGTCTACGTCCCTTCCAAGGAGACCGGCCGGGAGCTTGAGGAAAAGGGACTGGACCCGGCCAAGCTGCGGCTCTTTCCCCGGGGCGTGGATGTCGGCCGCTTTTCGCCGGACAAACGGTCCGAGGCTGTGGCCGAGCGCTTCGGCCTGGGCAACGGGCCGCGCATCCTCTACGCCGGCCGGGTCTCCCGGGAAAAAGACCTGCACCTGCTGGCCGCGGCCTTTCGCCGCTTAAACGCAACCTATCCCGATGCAGTCCTGACCATTGTGGGCGACGGGCCGTATCTGGATGCTTTGCGAAACCTCCTTGAAGGAACGCCCACGGTTTTTACCGGCTACCGCGAAGGCGAAGAACTGGCGGCCCTTTTCGCGGCCAGCGACCTGTTCGTTTTCCCCAGCGCCACGGACACCTTTGGCAATGTGGTCCTCGAAGCCCAGGCTTCGGGCCTGCCCATCATCGTCACCAACCAGGGCGGCCCCATGGAAAACATCCTGCCAGGCGAAACCGGCGTGGTCGTCCCGGCCGGCGACGCCGAGGCCCTTTTTGCAGCCATGGAGGGCTTGCTGGCCGATCCGGAACTCATGCGGGCCATGGGCCGGGCCGGCCGGGCCTATGCCGAGAAACGCACCATCGAACAGGCCTTTGAAGACTACTGGGACATGTACGAAGCGACTCCGGGGCAGACAGCCCATACGATTGTTACCGAGAAAACGGTTCAAAAGCCTGCGCCCCGCATGGTCCATGCGGCCTGA
- a CDS encoding GGDEF domain-containing protein, with product MEWTNETGLYVKGALQTRPAPRSGQADGESHGLSGPAGLCRDLGPRAGADIGVVTVEIAEFSRILPEIDLQVGYEILRLLAEAVRDGFARHFAGCTVLRLQETGVAAYACFFSPRSCSCDGDVVLASFAAFRTALSETLSRRFSHMAGRQLAVDIGYARLDASSGGPDPRHILKALCQAQCMGKDKFDAERRQLYQMFERLLVTRELDVRYQPVVDLSAGGVLGWEVSLRGGGAGPFADPSHLWRFAAQCGEEASLDRVFRELALAHLGAIGVQQKLFLPIRHASLDAPAFAPSHLAGELERLGLGPANLVLCISEKTGPGELACVFERLEVHRGAGFELAADEVGGGASNLLLLSRTRPDWIKTWPGLTEAVEANPFKRVMLETLALLAEKIGARMVVGGVASELALSTVTSMGVAAALGPHFGAPACPKPETVGELPPKASFDILGGVAWHCSAPIGNLAEECLTVDEQTTVDEVKELLDERPPITNVVVASNRRPIGLVMNYHLDRRLSTRYGNSLFAHKSVTRIMNPSPLLAEASQAVEAVARQAMNREASMVYDDIVVVDGEGLLVGTVSVQKMLDSLAQVQVELAKGSNPLTGLPGNMAIEQEVNRRAKIALPISCVYVDLDHFKVYNDAYGFTNGDKVILLTARVLAEALRGRPDCFLGHVGGDDFVCITPREEAESLCRQTIEAFAGAVLAHYSPEDQARGAISGKARDGTPGMFPLVSLSMGIVDCAFEVPFSAEEFSQRVAEVKKFAKTRPGNSCVRDRRAPLGAKI from the coding sequence ATGGAATGGACAAACGAAACAGGGCTCTACGTCAAAGGGGCGCTCCAGACGCGGCCAGCCCCCCGGAGCGGGCAGGCGGACGGGGAGTCGCACGGTCTGTCTGGCCCTGCCGGTCTGTGCCGCGACCTTGGCCCCCGGGCCGGCGCCGACATCGGGGTCGTCACGGTGGAGATTGCCGAGTTCTCCCGGATTCTCCCTGAGATCGATCTCCAGGTCGGCTACGAAATTCTGCGCCTGCTGGCCGAAGCGGTCCGTGATGGCTTTGCCCGTCATTTTGCGGGGTGTACGGTGCTGCGCCTCCAGGAGACAGGGGTCGCAGCCTATGCCTGTTTTTTCTCACCCCGGTCCTGTTCCTGTGACGGCGACGTGGTGCTGGCCTCCTTTGCCGCCTTTCGTACAGCCCTGTCAGAAACCCTGTCCCGCCGCTTTTCGCACATGGCCGGCCGCCAGCTGGCCGTGGACATCGGTTATGCCCGTCTGGACGCCAGTTCCGGCGGTCCGGACCCCCGGCATATCCTCAAGGCCCTGTGCCAGGCCCAGTGCATGGGCAAAGACAAATTCGACGCCGAGCGCCGCCAGCTTTACCAGATGTTCGAGCGTCTGCTTGTGACCCGGGAACTCGATGTTCGCTATCAGCCTGTGGTCGACTTGTCGGCTGGGGGCGTCCTTGGCTGGGAAGTCTCGTTGCGTGGCGGGGGAGCTGGTCCATTTGCCGATCCTTCGCATCTTTGGAGGTTTGCCGCACAGTGTGGCGAAGAGGCCTCGCTTGACCGGGTGTTCCGGGAGCTGGCCCTGGCCCATCTGGGCGCGATAGGCGTGCAGCAAAAGTTGTTTCTGCCCATCCGCCACGCCAGTCTTGACGCCCCGGCTTTCGCACCGTCGCACTTGGCTGGTGAATTGGAACGCCTGGGCCTTGGCCCGGCCAATCTGGTGCTATGCATTTCCGAAAAGACCGGTCCCGGGGAGTTGGCCTGTGTGTTCGAACGCCTTGAGGTCCACCGGGGGGCCGGATTCGAACTGGCCGCCGACGAGGTCGGCGGCGGGGCGTCCAATCTGCTGCTGCTGTCCCGGACCCGTCCCGATTGGATCAAGACCTGGCCGGGATTGACCGAAGCCGTGGAAGCCAATCCCTTCAAACGGGTGATGCTCGAAACCCTGGCCCTGTTGGCCGAGAAGATCGGGGCGCGCATGGTCGTTGGCGGCGTGGCTTCCGAGCTGGCCCTGTCCACGGTGACCTCCATGGGCGTCGCTGCCGCGCTTGGGCCGCATTTCGGCGCACCAGCCTGTCCCAAACCGGAGACCGTTGGGGAGCTGCCGCCCAAAGCCAGTTTCGACATCCTTGGCGGCGTGGCTTGGCACTGTTCGGCTCCCATTGGCAACCTGGCCGAGGAATGCCTGACTGTGGATGAGCAAACCACGGTGGATGAGGTCAAGGAGCTCTTGGACGAGCGACCGCCCATCACGAATGTCGTGGTGGCGTCCAACCGCCGCCCGATCGGCCTCGTCATGAATTACCATCTGGATCGGCGGCTTAGCACCCGCTATGGCAACTCCCTGTTCGCGCATAAGTCCGTTACCCGGATCATGAACCCGAGTCCGCTTTTGGCCGAGGCCTCCCAGGCTGTGGAGGCCGTGGCCCGACAGGCCATGAATCGCGAGGCCTCCATGGTCTATGACGACATCGTGGTGGTTGACGGCGAGGGACTGCTGGTCGGAACGGTGTCGGTGCAAAAGATGCTCGATTCTCTGGCCCAGGTGCAGGTGGAGTTGGCCAAGGGTTCAAATCCCCTGACCGGACTTCCCGGCAACATGGCCATTGAACAGGAAGTGAACAGACGGGCCAAAATCGCCCTGCCGATCAGCTGCGTGTATGTCGATCTGGACCATTTCAAGGTTTACAACGACGCCTACGGCTTCACCAATGGCGACAAGGTCATTTTGCTGACCGCCCGGGTTCTGGCCGAGGCCCTGCGCGGCCGGCCGGACTGTTTCCTGGGGCATGTCGGCGGCGACGATTTTGTCTGCATCACCCCCCGGGAGGAAGCCGAGTCGTTATGTCGACAGACTATAGAGGCCTTTGCCGGGGCCGTTCTTGCCCATTACTCCCCGGAGGATCAGGCCAGGGGAGCCATTTCCGGCAAGGCCAGGGACGGCACGCCGGGTATGTTCCCGCTGGTGTCGCTGTCCATGGGCATTGTGGACTGTGCCTTTGAGGTTCCTTTTAGTGCGGAGGAGTTCAGCCAGCGGGTGGCGGAGGTGAAGAAGTTCGCCAAAACCAGGCCCGGCAACTCCTGTGTGCGCGACCGGCGTGCGCCGCTTGGTGCGAAGATTTGA